One stretch of Gadus macrocephalus chromosome 12, ASM3116895v1 DNA includes these proteins:
- the slc34a2b gene encoding solute carrier family 34 member 2b: MAPRPDADSDSSPSIDSGDPRSKDPVVLPAYSTMDLVQQDRDEEDEDEKDPWDLPELKDSGPGWSDLDTKGKVMRVLSAILKFCILLGLLYMFVCSLDVLSSAFQLVGGKAAGDIFQDSAILSNPVAGLVIGVLVTVLVQSSSTSSSIVVSMVSSGLLDVQSAVPVIMGANIGTSVTNTIVAMMQAGDRNEFRRAFAGATVHDFFNWLSVLVLLPLEVATGVLYKLTKLMIDSFNIQGGDNAPDLLNVITDPLTSSIIELDKSVISLIATGDTAARNMSLIKSWCKTSKNTTRWNETVLACPVGGICWQEGNMTWTQNNFTEVTNLERCSHIFANTSLPDLAVGLILLAMSLFVLCSCLILIVKLLNSMLKGQVAVVIKKVLNTDFPFPFGWVTGYIAMLVGAGMTFIVQSSSVFTSAITPLVGIGVISLERAYPLTLGSNIGTTTTAILAAMAAPGETLANSLQIALCHFFFNIMGIMLWYPIPFTRIPIRLARALGNHTAKYRWFAALYLFLCFLVFPLSVFGLSLAGWQVLAGVGVPFVVLVLFIIIVNLMQSRCPRFLPGFLRTWDFLPRPLHSMKPWDRVVTSAFGFCRRRCCCCCKRCKCCRGDDQEVGGDDGMSGKMKALEGRDNPALSRDEEEGPRQKGTEL, encoded by the exons ATGGCTCCTCGACCGGACGCAGACTCAGACTCAAGCCCCTCCATCG actccGGGGACCCCCGCTCCAAGGACCCGGTGGTGCTGCCGGCCTACTCCACCATGGACCTGGTCCAGCAGGAccgggacgaggaggacgaggacgagaaGGACCCCTGGGACCTCCCGGAGCTCAAGGACAGCGGGCCCGGGTGGTCAG atTTGGACACCAAGGGGAAGGTGATGCGGGTGCTGTCGGCCATCCTGAAGTTCTGCATCCTGCTGGGCCTGCTCTACATGTTCGTCTGCTCTCTGGACGTCCTCAGCTCCGCCTTCCAGCTGGTGGGGG GTAAGGCCGCGGGGGACATCTTCCAGGACAGCGCGATCCTGTCCAACCCGGTGGCGGGGCTGGTGATCGGGGTGCTGGTGACGGTGCTGGTCcagagctcctccacctcctcctccatcgtggTCAGCATGGTGTCCTCTGGac TGCTGGACGTGCAGTCGGCGGTCCCCGTCATCATGGGCGCCAACATCGGCACCTCGGTCACCAACACCATCGTGGCCATGATGCAGGCGGGCGACCGCAACGAGTTCCGCAG GGCGTTCGCGGGCGCCACGGTCCACGACTTCTTCAACTGGCTGTcggtgctggtgctgctgccgcTGGAGGTGGCCACCGGCGTGCTCTACAAGCTCACCAAGCTCATGATCGACTCCTTCAACATCCAGGGGGGGGACAACGCCCCCGACCTGCTCAACGTCATCACCGACCCGCTCACCAGCTCCATCATCGAG CTGGATAAATCAGTGATCAGCCTCATCGCCACCGGAGACACAGCCGCTCGGAACATGAGCCTGATCAAGAGCTGGTGCAAGACCAGCAAGAACACG ACCCGATGGAACGAGACCGTTCTGGCCTGCCCGGTCGGCGGCATCTGCTGGCAGGAGGGGAACATGACCTGGACCCAGAATAACTTCACAGAAGTCACCAACCTGGAGAGAT GCAGCCATATCTTTGCGAACACCAGCCTCCCTGACCTGGCGGTGGGCCTGATCCTGCTGGCCATGTCCCTCTTCGTCCTCTGCTCctgcctcatcctcatcgtcaagCTGCTGAACTCCATGCTGAAGGGGCAGGTGGCCGTGGTCATCAAGAAGGTTCTGAACACAG ACTTTCCGTTCCCCTTCGGCTGGGTGACGGGCTACATCGCCATGTTGGTGGGGGCCGGCATGACCTTCATCGTCCAGAGCAGCTCCGTGTTCACCTCCGCCATCACGCCCCTCGTCG GTATCGGGGTGATCAGCCTGGAGCGGGCCTACCCCCTGACGCTGGGCTCCAACatcggcaccaccaccaccgccatcctGGCCGCCATGGCCGCGCCCGGGGAGACGCTGGCCAACTCACTGCAG ATCGCGCTGTGTCACTTCTTCTTCAACATCATGGGCATCATGCTGTGGTACCCCATCCCCTTCACCCGCATCCCCATCCGCCTGGCGCGGGCGCTAGGCAACCACACCGCCAAGTACCGCTGGTTCGCCGCGCTCTACCTCTTCCTGTGCTTCCTGGTGTTCCCGCTCTCGGTGTTCGGCCTGTCGCTGGCCGGCTGGCAGGTGCTGGCGGGCGTGGGCGTGCCCTTCGTGGTCCtggtcctcttcatcatcatcgtcaaccTGATGCAGAGCCGCTGCCCGCGCTTCCTGCCCGGCTTCCTGCGCACCTGGGACTTCCTGCCTCGCCCGCTGCACTCCATGAAGCCCTGGGACCGCGTGGTCACCTCCGCCTTCGGCTtctgccgccgccgctgctgctgctgctgcaagcGCTGCAAGTGTTGCCGTGGCGACGACCAGGAGGTCGGCGGGGACGACGGGATGAGCGGCAAGATGAAGGCTCTGGAGGGGCGGGACAACCCGGCCCTGAGccgcgacgaggaggagggcccGCGGCAGAAGGGCACCGAGCTCTGA